The Cydia amplana chromosome 20, ilCydAmpl1.1, whole genome shotgun sequence nucleotide sequence AACAATCACACTGCACACTTACtacgatattttatttttatcgaggATACTACATATATCAGGTTATTAGCCTAATTTGATGCATTTTATTAGTCAGTATCGAAAAATAATATCAATTTACCGATGAACAAAATCAACACACacatcaaaatcaaaacataataaaattgatgtatgTAAATACCGTGTCATCGCGATGATGACAATAAAAAACGTATCTCTCAAATTAGCCGAAACATGCTCAATCTTTGTGTCGATATAAATCAAACAACCGCCTTTCCCTGTTTGTAAGAATGTTGTTCTGGAAAAATAATGTTTCAAATAACCGCTGTTGAAAAGAAAACATTATTCGGAAGATTTTTCCTATTTTTAGTCTGAGTAATGATTTCGCTCGGAGCGTGTGTTGTCTTATATTTTTATGAGTCTTTTGTGGGGCTTTTCAAAGGAATAACAAGgcatttttctttaattttaggaCATGGTGAAGGGACTGAATATGGTAGCAGATGTTGTGAGACGACCATCGCAGATTTTTAATACCGAAGAAGATTTGGAATCTAAGCCGGAAGGTAATGGAGATCCGCCGAAAATTGAAAGAAAACCTAGCGATGTTCCGCCACCCCTACCACCTAAACCTGGCCAGCTGCATACAACTGTAATAGACGATACAATTGAGCCTGAGACTCCAGCACCTTCAGACTTTATTATTGATGAAGAATTCAATCTGCCCATCTCTATTGCCATCTTCATTTTAGTCGTATACATCGTTGTTGGGGCATTAGGATACGATATATGGGAGAAATGGGGCTTTTTTGAGTCTTTCTACTTTGTGTTCATATCAATGACGACGATTGGTCTAGGTGACTACGTTCCAAAACACCCTTTGTTCATGATGATGTCAATTCTTTATCTAGTTTTTGGTCTAGCCTTAATGTCTATGTGCATCAACGTTGTTCAAGTGAAATTATCAGATACATTCAAAACGGCGAGCAGAAAGATAGCTGATACAGTTGGGTTACCAATTACAGAGGAAGACATATTAGTTGAAGGTAATCCAGCACCGCCAATAGAAATAGCTCCAGTACACAAAAGCAAAAGCGTAACCGACGAAGGCAAAAGCAACGAAGGAAaagataatgaaaataaagataaattCGTGCAGATTAATTGTGATTgagtcttcgatcaacacggaagggatgcggcattcgcactattttcCATCTGCCTAGGtgcaagatcaactgatctagcgcgggtactaaaactagttgcgctcggatttttaactagaccgagtccagacgcgcgagtgaacacagcagcagaaaaaatgcctaattgctcggttttttgttgtaaaaagaggtcggggacatcaaatttacaaaaagaaggtgttacacttcacatgtaatatttttttacatgtcatacgtttaattacatttaaacacaattattataagtctcatgtaattgctggatttatcgattttgctcgcccagtacaaattgcggatcggtcgagcgacaaatccgacttctcatctctcagaaaacaataaaattctttgacgaaaatgtcttagtgtgcgtgttgtgacacttgtgattcgtccgaacacaaaaacagatcgaggtgtgcaagatttgtctgtgtaaggtgtcattttctatgtatttgtgttgtCATTTTACAgattgtacgtaagtgtgtgagaagtgcgactgtgtgcacgttccccctcgcgaaaaatggcagaatgatttgaatgccaagatatcgcttgggcctatccctttcgaggtgtcggaagcccgtgttgatcgaaggattGAGTGGAACTTAATAGTTTTAATACCGTTGTAAGTGATATTGTTATGTTACTAATTGTTTAGGTTTCTAGATTTTATACGGTTGATGCATGAATGCTGTTTTGTActcatttttaatattttatataagtatacAAAGATCTTATAATATTGTTGCTACCATGTATATTGTTACtataatgttactttttaatggGTTTAGTCAGATAACACTTTATAGAACCTAGTCATATTTTGTGTTACCGATTATGAACGCTTTTAGTTTGTATGCCATGAATgcaatacttatttaaatatcatGTGGATGTTTTATGGGCCGTAACTGACCTGCTGTTTatgacaataaatattttactttgtaaatatttcTTTCAAAAAGGCACAAATGACCTTTaagctctggtttcctaggatagtggtgccgtcatatagcggctggTTTAACCTTCTCGCCGCCATTGACGGTAAgtcaattattaaaaatatctgggagaccgagctttgctcgtaaaacatataaaaactcaaaaatgcgcgttttcccagagataagaccttagctacatcgatttttcgaccccgaaaacccccatatagtacatttctttgaaatcgttacagccgtttccgagatccccgaaatatatatatgtcgcagtcggattgtataatccgccgtattacattacggctagccgttttacaaaacaggggcgttttgaaatgcggcggttcgacgattagccggattgaatgcggctgaatgaaaatccgccggaatgtattcggcgccatacgttcttcaagacggctagccgtaatgtaatacagcgaatcattagccgccgctttgacagtttttagttcccatttttaacactcgtggcgctgcctgacataacaacaacaaactatgaaaaacgctggggtgtccatcaaatctggagttcgtcggactgtttcttttcaaaaaacatttccttcgcaacttccccagggctcctatttctgagcggtttgcccttcgggtatctgaagctacctaacgaacctaacctacctagctattgatttagtgagacgtccgtgaaaacattacattttggggaaaaaagcgtaggtaggtaagtaggttaggttcgttaggtagcttcagatgcccgaagggcaaacagcccagaaataggagccccgcttgcggggctccgtctatttaagttgtgaaggaaatgttttggaaaagaaacacatgtagtgcggtgggaccatggtaaaaataaattaaattgcaaacattgtcaaactcaggttacgtaggcgaccgaaagaatggtcactctacaatataaatagtagatacgatgcggctaaacgtaggccgccttattgaagaacgtatcgcaatgacaatccggctaatcgtcgaaccgccgcatttcaaaacgcccctgttttgtaaaacggctagccgtaatgtaatacggcggattatacaatctgactacgacatatatatatataaataaaaatatatatctatatctaatacctttaaacaagcagtatatatttcggggatctcggaaacggctctaacgatttcgatgaaatttgctatatgggggtttttggggccgaaaaatcgatctagctaggtcttatctctgggaaaacgcgcattttcgagttttttttatgttttccgagcgaagctcggtcacccagatatttaataaataaacaagaattgctcgtttaaaggtattagatataaagTCAGTATCTACATTTCGTGCCCCACACGCAGCGACTTTAAATATGAGTCGctttaacttcaaactcgggtaaatccatctgTCAGATTATGCGATTTTCGTATTAAGGAAAGGTAGGGTAGATATATTTTCTGAGAGGGTCGTATGGATTTAaacgagtttgaagttaagcgacacaTACATGTTATACGGGTTGTTTACGTGtgtacattttttattaattcattgaCGTGCCGGCGAAAAGGTTAAGAAAATAATTACGCAAAAACAAAAGTACATGCGTAGCCATACCTAGATAAGGCAATTTCTATATTTTACAGCCCTTGATCATttttaataagaaataaataaaaatacaaattgaaTATTATGTACGTAATTTAGTCTGGGTATAAATACTAGAAATACTTGTGGACGTTGAATTCTTATATTGCCAAAACCGGAACAATCCTTGAATGTTTTTCTGAATACCACGTATTTTTGTTCGAACATATTCTAGTATGACATCATTCTCAAAATAAACTGATAGTAATCCAATAATTTCTGTTTCAATACTCATGAGTTCGTAAAAAATGCTTCCACACGTTTCCATTTGAGTTTGAACTACATCAAAGTATTCATGTTCTATCCTCGATTCTTCATCATCGGATGCATTCTTTTTTATAACGAAGTATTTGTAAGCATAATCATCCAATATAGAATATGCGACTGATGTGATATTATTAAGACGTTGAAGTGTAGTGTAGAGATCAGATTCCTCATAATGACACGCTTTTGAATCAAATGTATCTAAAAAACGATCGGTGCGATTGTGACATAGAAGGCTAGAGTCTAAATTATTTTCTATATGTTTATCAATGAAATCATCTAAGTCGTTCATGTTCTCAGCGACAATTCCACTTGTATACTGTTGAATGAGgatcaaattaataattaaactcGGTATTGAAACTGGAAGAATTTCACATAATGGCGCCTCATGGTTATATCTTGACCAGCCTGTGAGTATGATACCTTTAATTTTATAGAATTTCTTCAGAGTGCCATAATCGAATATAAAGTTGAGCCAGTGGAGGTGGTTGTAAAATCTCATATTAAGATCAGGGAGTATCCTTTTCTTTCCATCGGCTCCTTTAAAAGCCGTCGCTATCCACAGATTATCGAATATGCGGCCATACTTGTACATATTGATATGCACATCTTCGTGAGGTTTTGCAGTGTAGTCCCAATGTACAACTTCGGTGTCAGTTAAGATGATGTCGCTGCAATCCATAGGCTTGACATCTCTATACATGTCGTCCCAGATGAGAACGGTGGTGTCTGGACTAAGCTTGTGGACAGTCTTGATGAGGAATTTGACGTGCTCAGTTAACAGTTCACTGGAAGTGATAGGATGGAGACAATAAACTTCCTTTAATGAAATACTCAAATACATAGTGTAGCAATCACCATTTTTCTTTAAGGTAGGGGCGAAAATTGTCTCAGGTACTTATTGCTAGTTGGATATTGCAAAAATGGGTCAGATATGGATTATTTCATTACTAATTTACGCTTCGGGCGACAAACTCTATTTTTTCCACTTGGATACTTGCTATTGCTACACTCTGTTCGAAGAACGACCGATTAAAGATAACCATCgatttaataacattttcataATAGTAACGGGTTAGCGAAAAACTTACGCATTTGTGGAATTCCTTCGCTGACATAGATCACATTTGTTGATATGGTAAACTTCATCGCAACCTACATGGATGTATTTCAAAGGAGCTATCTTTCGGTGAAAACGTATAATCTGTAATAAAGAATTTTTGAATTATTCAATTTTGCAGTCCTAACCTTATTGTTTTCATTCAAAAGCcaaatattttttcctttttagggttccgcagccGTTATTGCAGAAACAACCGTTATAGTCTCAAAATACAAggtgtttttttataatgtagaaATAGTTTGCGATGTGAATATACAATaggttatactgagcaacttttgatgatgatgatgatgatcatctCTATGCTCACATTAGTATGGGGCCAACTCCAACAGCTATTATTGTATTCATAACGATAAAGGAAAGcgtatagtatatatatatatatatatatatatatatatatatatatatatatacacacatatatatatatatacacacacacacatatatatatatatatatatatatactagttACCAAGATGTTAAAGGCCTGATGATGGTTTTTAATGAAAGTCTTACTATAGACAGCTCTATCATCCCAGAAGGTTTATAACGTACCTACAGAAGTTGTGGTTGTTGCTTCTTGTTTAAGTTCTCTTACCATTACTTTGGTTCCTTATTACCtcaatttcatattttatttaaatttattgagCAACACTATCGTCATCCTAAAAATCTTCTTATAAATTTTCTATGTAAAAGCAGTAGGCCCTAATATACAATTCACTTACCTGTCCTATAATTTCTTCAAGAAAATGCTGGCTGTCAAAGGAACTAGGACAGATAGAGTCAAGGAATTCAGGAACTTCTCTTAAAAAGCCAAGTTCAGGATGCTTCAGGGCGAATTCCATGTGGCCGAATGTTTGGACCAGCGGGATTATCTCGAAACCAGATGATACTGCGGCGGTGAGGTATGCACGCAGCTGAAAAAGCAGGTTTAAATGGAATAAGTAAGTTTCTAATTCACGAAAAATTAGAAATGTATAAATAGGGTGTGGGTATTCAGAACAGGTAggttaaaaattatataaagatAGTACCTaaggtaagtatatattttgAGAAATTCGTTTGAATCAAAAGaaaattttcttttattattaaatatatagctAACAAGTGAATTTTTAGAAGATAGAAAACATGGTGTATGTTAATAAAGGATAAATGACGAGAAGACAACATTTTAGTGACAAATTAAGCTTTGTCGCTAAGAGTTTAACAGGCTGTTTGGCGACAAATTTTAATATTCTTAAGGACGTATGGACCAAACTCtctggttttaaattttgtgtCATGGTAATTCCGTCTCATGCTATTTCTTTACAGTTgtaagtgcataattattttagatcgtattttcacagaaaagtacaaacgtgtcttgctatttcatttagtcccggtacaaaaagtactgaggttgattgaagtagcatgataaatacgaacgttttggagaaaacaattatgcactacccACATCATTATACTTATTTTGTTAcgtacttagtttttgttacTAACCTCTTTCTTTTGATAGGTATTCCGCCCCCTTAACATTCCCAGTGGTCCTTCATAAGGAAACATGTCCTCGTACTCAATGAGGAGACCATTGACGCCATGTTTCTTCATCATCGGTAGGAGGGACTGCAGATACGACAGCTTTGGTGGAGCTCCCTTCAAATCCAGATGTACAACAACATATTCTAGCTCCACGTTTGGTGTACTTGTGTTGCCCTTCCGTTTGATAAAGAAATACTTTTCGACGATAATATACGTGGCCAAAACGTACACAACGAGAAACGACATAACAATTATGACTCGCACTCTCACACTTCTTAATTTTGGTATTCTAAAAGGCATTTTGAATTTTCAGACAATTTTAGACCAAGATCATAACACGCGCTTATTTTATTCACTGGAATAATTTGCTTGTCCTTGTTATAAATAGGACCATCAAAAAATTATGTATTCTCATAATTATGGAGTgttttcataattataattacttactTTCATAAAAATTTATTGAATCATTGACACATTGATGTTTACAAATCAAAGATTTTACGTTTGTCATCCAGAATTGCAACAGatgacattaggtaggtacctaagtataaaaGAGGTCGGTAGATAAAGAGTACGTACAGACTTTACTACCATTTAAATGTTCCACGGTTGTAAAAGAGATAATGGACAATCATATAAAATTAGTAGTTTGACTCATATGCATGAGcataaaatttattattttgtactagttggaatcggttttatttttcacccgcttttcattcaaatataaataaGGCTGCTTCACCTTCTCACTTACTGTCGATAACTAGAAATACTGCTTCTATTTACAGGGCTTAAACGAAATGCGGCTGAGGTACAGAACATACAACAGCGAATTCATTCGTTTAATAAAATGTCACGTAAGCTTTTAAGACTTAAATGCTACAAACCTTATAGACTTAAATCTTCAAAGCTTAGGAGGCTTTAAAGCTTGAGGCCTAAAGACTCGAGGTTTCTGTGCTCGTAAGCAGCAACGCGAACTTATTAAGTTGATGCATAAATGATCGAGGCTTTAAGGTTCGAGGCTTCTAGACTCAGAAATCGCGACTAGAGTCTTGTAGTTTACGAATCGAAGTTTAAATTCACAAAACTACACGTAACAGGCACTAAGCAAGCAGTAAAGTAAAAGTAAGGTAAGTTATCTAAAAATACCTAAGTTTAGTTAGTACGGtccaagattttaatttatgacccatttcgtaccttgttacagtgacaatcaatatgaaaatcGCTAGAGACCTCTTGGAGAGCTCATACTATTATTGTCACTGTGGCAATGTACAAAATGGGtccgaaattaaaatctttgattGTAGGAGTAGGTAGTAGAAATTCTATAAAGCATTAATGACTTTAGTAATGATAAACAACATCGCATACTACTTTtgtaaatactatattttatagTAAGCATGCTGCATCTATCTGGTAAAACTAGATGTATTGAGACAAAACAACATACGTTAGAAGAGTCTATTTTCGAACAGtcgttcggaaagagaagagtcgtggaatgtatcgggccccataCCTGAACTGATTCAGTATTGCCCAATGAACAATCTTGTAATTACATTTCTGTGACTAAGTCGCATATGGCTtcagtaagtaaattaatattctaCGAATCATAAAAAACATTTGCAACGACTCTATGACTGGGGAATAGAGATGAAAACCCAATACCATTCCAGTACCAATCTGCTTGTAAGAATGGTGCCTTGCCGACTTTAGAAAACTTGTCGGGTTACATACTCTTCAGACCTCTTCATTTAATTACATGTCGAGGTTCCGTACAAACTTAACTTATTATTTACTTACGCCAGTGCCCAGGTGAAGCTGACTTAATTTAGAGCCGTCAAATTTTCTATACGTGCGGCCTGTGGGCTAGTTACAGGCTTTAAAGCCtataatgggcgttttttttgttgtcccctacacttttttttcaaatttgggattttttatggtatttcacgagctctttctatcctaataggagaaaaaaagtgtcctaaggtttttatttccattacgtcaccatttttcataaactttgtatggcggtcgcgcaatagaaagatcgaaaaatgtatggaaattttgggacactatttctcctattaggatagacagagctcgtgattctgagtagaaataacataaaaaaacccaaattaaaaaaaaaagtgtagggggcaacaaaaaaaaacgccctaatacCCTGCGTATCCAATATAATTACATTTTCAGATTGCTGTTTGGGCTTCCTCGATTTTACAGCGCTAGCAAGACTAGT carries:
- the LOC134657666 gene encoding hexosaminidase D-like encodes the protein MPFRIPKLRSVRVRVIIVMSFLVVYVLATYIIVEKYFFIKRKGNTSTPNVELEYVVVHLDLKGAPPKLSYLQSLLPMMKKHGVNGLLIEYEDMFPYEGPLGMLRGRNTYQKKELRAYLTAAVSSGFEIIPLVQTFGHMEFALKHPELGFLREVPEFLDSICPSSFDSQHFLEEIIGQIIRFHRKIAPLKYIHVGCDEVYHINKCDLCQRRNSTNAELLTEHVKFLIKTVHKLSPDTTVLIWDDMYRDVKPMDCSDIILTDTEVVHWDYTAKPHEDVHINMYKYGRIFDNLWIATAFKGADGKKRILPDLNMRFYNHLHWLNFIFDYGTLKKFYKIKGIILTGWSRYNHEAPLCEILPVSIPSLIINLILIQQYTSGIVAENMNDLDDFIDKHIENNLDSSLLCHNRTDRFLDTFDSKACHYEESDLYTTLQRLNNITSVAYSILDDYAYKYFVIKKNASDDEESRIEHEYFDVVQTQMETCGSIFYELMSIETEIIGLLSVYFENDVILEYVRTKIRGIQKNIQGLFRFWQYKNSTSTSISSIYTQTKLRT